Genomic window (Candidatus Aegiribacteria sp.):
CGCAATTCTTCAGAGCCTTTCACCAGAAATTGTTGTTAATAGTAATTATGATGATTTCGGGAATATTCCGGTGGGTGGTCAATCCTGGGGCACAGGCGGCTATGAGTTGATTGCACCCGCTTCAACACCGGAAGAACAGGCATATCCCATGCAGCTTACCATCTTCGCGGATGGAGGATACATGAATACCGTAGAATTCAGTATTCCTGTGGGCTGTGGAATAAACTGCGACGTCGAATCCGGAACCGATCAGTGGTCATGGAATGCGGTAGAGTCCGGATGGCTGGACAACTGGCACATTTCTTCCAAAAGAAATCATACAACCGATGGAACACTGAGTTTCAAGTGTGGTGATACCGGCTCGGGGGACTATGACAATCATCTTTTCTCTGCGCTTACCTCACCGTTGCTGAATGTTCCCATAGGCGGTGATATTTCTTTCTGGACCTGGATCGATGCCCAGATTCCATTGGATAGTAGAACAGGAATTTACGCATTTGATGGAGGTCTGCTGCAATTTGGCCGCTGTGGTACCTGGATTAACCTTGAGCCTTCAGGTGGTTATCCCTATGAGATCATACCTTCTTCTACCGGACCTTTCGAGGAGGGTACTGGCATCTTCTCCGGGCAATCCGGATGGTTATTGTGGACACTCAGAATACCCGATTCGCTTGCAGGCCCCGGGCAGCTGCGCTTCGTCTTCGGGAGTGATGACACCGGAACACGGGAGGGGCTATATATTGATGATATTCTTATTCAAGGATCTGTTGGGATAGAGGAACCTGAGCGCTGGGGATATTTCACTCCTGTGTTTTCGGCATATCCTAACCCATTCAGAGAAAGTTTGACATTCTCCGTCTCAGGTCTCCCGGAGGGAGAAGTGAACTTGGAGATATTTGATCTTGCTGGAAGGATGATTGCATCTTCAGAATTAATTGATACAGGGGAAGTAAGAACAATGCTGTGGAGAGGGCAGAATATCCCTTCCGGGATTTACATATCAAGGGTGTACATACAGGGTTCTGAAGATTTGATTCAACACATTGTTAAACTCGATTAGAGTCTGAGAGCATTCGCTATTGTGATATTTCGGTAGATATCAGTCATCTCACATTTATTATATGTTCTGCAAACTCTGTAATTGTAGAAAGTGACGTGATTCCAATCAGTCGGGGATGTAGGAACCTCCGTCAGAATGATAAATCTCAATCGTAGAGAAGCGCATCGCCCTGAGCTGCTGGAGCAGGTCTTTGACTATGCCTCTCAGGTCAGCTTCTTCCCATCCGGCATAGAACCTGGCTGAAACTCGTGCCCTTGCGTCAAGCACGAGCAACGAAGGGGAAGAACATACATTAAATCGATTGGATACTATTCCCCTGTTATCTATTATCACCGGGAATTCAATTCCCCAGTCCTCTACAATACCGAGTAACTCATCTATGGAGGTTTCGTCCGTTTGAACAGCAGTAATAACGGCAAGCGGTTCATCGCTGAATTCTTCCTGGATTTGCTCGAGCCGGGAGAAGTATTGCAGGTCGGAAAGAGTTGAAAGCCTGCAGAAGAAAATTACTACTACGTGCTTGCTCAGCTGGTCGTAAAGACTGAGAGGCTCACTTGCGTTAAGCCATAT
Coding sequences:
- a CDS encoding T9SS type A sorting domain-containing protein, with the protein product YNSLYAPFPSGVWYELTLTCEGNSLQLQIEVPSTGDSWELSATDPFPKTGQFGLLMGNEPNASWDWISVSTGAGPVDSTMISWMYTDDIELGNGNMAFESGEQTDLYLQLSNPESTPLTNTFAILQSLSPEIVVNSNYDDFGNIPVGGQSWGTGGYELIAPASTPEEQAYPMQLTIFADGGYMNTVEFSIPVGCGINCDVESGTDQWSWNAVESGWLDNWHISSKRNHTTDGTLSFKCGDTGSGDYDNHLFSALTSPLLNVPIGGDISFWTWIDAQIPLDSRTGIYAFDGGLLQFGRCGTWINLEPSGGYPYEIIPSSTGPFEEGTGIFSGQSGWLLWTLRIPDSLAGPGQLRFVFGSDDTGTREGLYIDDILIQGSVGIEEPERWGYFTPVFSAYPNPFRESLTFSVSGLPEGEVNLEIFDLAGRMIASSELIDTGEVRTMLWRGQNIPSGIYISRVYIQGSEDLIQHIVKLD
- a CDS encoding redoxin domain-containing protein; this encodes MTLLKYYSQELPKSDLNRRRVRSTVIFIVAMIATAFIIGFLFDLGPELPVENVLSNVGDFPVDHIWLNASEPLSLYDQLSKHVVVIFFCRLSTLSDLQYFSRLEQIQEEFSDEPLAVITAVQTDETSIDELLGIVEDWGIEFPVIIDNRGIVSNRFNVCSSPSLLVLDARARVSARFYAGWEEADLRGIVKDLLQQLRAMRFSTIEIYHSDGGSYIPD